CCAAATGGCGTGACGATACACCCCTCGGTAAGATTAGCAAATGGCTTGACAGGTCAGGGCCAACGCGCTCACCGGACCCAGTTGCCGCACGAGGCCGCGGGCGGAGCCTGCACCGAACAGACCGGGCCGCCGTGTCCGCGCCCGTTCTGTGTTTACATGGACTTCGAGCGCTCGTGCGCGTAGAATCCGAATCCAACGTAGATGCCATCGCGCGGCGGACGTACCGGCCCGCCGCGTATGCACGCCCACACGGAATTCACCCATGCAGGATCGGATCGAACAAAACGTTGTCAGGCGCATCCGCCGCACGTTACTCGCCTGGTATCGCGGGAACGCCCGGGAACTGCCATGGCGCAACACGCGGGATCCCTATGCTATCTGGGTTTCTGAGGTCATGCTGCAACAAACCCGTGTCGACCAGGGGACGCCCTATTTCACACGGTTCATGGCCGCCTTTCCGAGCGTCGATGCGCTCGCGGAAGCCTCCGAAGACGCCGTCCTCAAGCGGTGGGAGGGACTGGGATACTACTCGCGCGCACGCAACCTGCACCGCGCCGCGAAGACCGTGGCACATGAACGCGGCGGCACGTTTCCCCAAACCGCGGAGGAATGGCAGGCGTTGCCCGGGGTGGGGCGCTACACGGCGGGCGCCATTGCCAGCATTGCGTTCAACGAAGCCGTGCCGGTGCTCGACGGCAACGTCAAACGGGTGTTGACAAGGCTTCGTGATATCGCGGACCCTGTTGACCGGCCGGCGACGGGACACCTCCTGTGGAGACTTGCCCAAACCCTTGTGTCTCCAAGGCGTCCCGGCGATTTCAACCAGGCGATCATGGAACTCGGCGCGATTGTTTGCACGCCCAAGGCGCCGTTGTGCGGCGCCTGCCCGTTGCGCGAAGTCTGTCTCGCAGCGGCCTGCGGGACGCAATCGGAACGCCCGGTCAAGGGCAAGAAGGCCAGAACGCCCCATTACGAGGTCGTGGTTGCGGCCATCGAGAAGAAGGGCCGCTTCCTTCTGGGCAAGCGGCCGCCTGAGGGGCTCCTGGGCGGCCTGTGGGAATTCCCGGGCGGGAAGGTGCAGCCGGGGGAAACACACGCGCAGGCCCTCCAACGCGAGACCCGCGAGGAACTCGGCGTCGAGATCCGCGTGGGCGGGTTGGCTGCCGTAGTCAAACACGCCTACT
Above is a genomic segment from Candidatus Hydrogenedentota bacterium containing:
- the mutY gene encoding A/G-specific adenine glycosylase produces the protein MQDRIEQNVVRRIRRTLLAWYRGNARELPWRNTRDPYAIWVSEVMLQQTRVDQGTPYFTRFMAAFPSVDALAEASEDAVLKRWEGLGYYSRARNLHRAAKTVAHERGGTFPQTAEEWQALPGVGRYTAGAIASIAFNEAVPVLDGNVKRVLTRLRDIADPVDRPATGHLLWRLAQTLVSPRRPGDFNQAIMELGAIVCTPKAPLCGACPLREVCLAAACGTQSERPVKGKKARTPHYEVVVAAIEKKGRFLLGKRPPEGLLGGLWEFPGGKVQPGETHAQALQRETREELGVEIRVGGLAAVVKHAYSHFKVTLNVYRCTLESGVPRPRTHTELKWAPRAHFDRYAFPKANHKFLGVL